A window from Halomicrobium urmianum encodes these proteins:
- a CDS encoding PrkA family serine protein kinase: MTGTKETLEELSAEYQDAIPADLRTTHSFDWYLEQLYDDPRIARNAHQRVADMFDYYGTEYDEDTGVVEYKLASEDPLHDGENTFYGRNIHEAMHEFVNKVKSGARGLGPEKRIKLLLGPVGSGKSDFDRQVRRYFEDYTQREEGRMYTFRWTNLCDVIPDQDPADDVVRSPMNQDPLVLLPQEQRDRVIEDVNEELDAPYTIRNEQALDPASEFYMDRLLAHYDDDLQAVLNDHVEVVRLVADENQRRAVETFEPKDKKNQDETELTGDVNYSKIAIYGESDPRAFDYSGAFCNANRGIFSGEELLKLQREFLYDFLHATQEQTIKPKNNPRIDIDQVIVGRTNMPEYRDKKGDEKMEAFNDRTKRIDFPYVLQYEEEAKIYEKMLKNADLPDIQVEPHTLEMAGLFGVLTRVEEPDAEAVDLLQKAKAYNGEIGEADDVDVKKLREEAADKADVGEGMNGVSARFIGDEIAEAIMDSMHRDRQFLSPLTTFNHFEENLENHGSIAEEEFETYYRYLELVREEYKERAIEDVRHALAYDVDEIQRQGEKYMDHVMAYIDDDTVEDELTGREQEPDEQFLRSVEEKLDLPEDRKDDFRQEVSNWVSRRAREGDTFNPQDNDRLRRALERKLWEDKKHNINFSALVSSGEMDDDERNEWIDALIEQGYSEEGAKEVLEFAGAEVAKSEMED, encoded by the coding sequence ATGACAGGCACCAAAGAGACTCTCGAAGAGCTGAGCGCGGAGTACCAGGACGCGATTCCCGCCGACCTCCGAACGACCCACTCGTTCGACTGGTACCTCGAGCAGCTGTACGACGATCCGAGGATCGCACGCAACGCGCACCAGCGCGTTGCCGACATGTTCGACTACTACGGCACGGAGTACGACGAGGACACCGGCGTCGTGGAGTACAAGCTCGCCTCGGAGGACCCGTTACACGACGGCGAGAACACGTTCTACGGGCGCAACATCCACGAGGCGATGCACGAGTTCGTCAACAAGGTGAAGTCGGGGGCCCGCGGACTGGGTCCCGAGAAGCGGATCAAGCTCCTCCTGGGGCCGGTCGGCTCCGGCAAGTCCGACTTCGACCGGCAGGTCCGCCGGTACTTCGAGGACTACACCCAGCGCGAGGAGGGGCGGATGTACACCTTCCGGTGGACGAACCTCTGCGACGTCATCCCGGATCAGGACCCGGCCGACGACGTCGTCCGCTCGCCGATGAACCAGGACCCGCTCGTGCTCCTCCCCCAGGAGCAGCGGGACCGCGTCATCGAGGACGTCAACGAGGAGCTCGACGCGCCCTACACCATCCGCAACGAGCAGGCGCTGGACCCGGCCAGCGAGTTCTACATGGACAGGCTGCTGGCCCACTACGACGACGACCTCCAGGCCGTCCTGAACGACCACGTCGAGGTCGTCCGCCTCGTGGCCGACGAGAACCAGCGCCGCGCCGTCGAGACCTTCGAGCCCAAGGACAAGAAGAACCAAGACGAGACGGAGCTGACCGGCGACGTCAACTACTCGAAGATCGCCATCTACGGCGAGAGCGACCCGCGGGCGTTCGACTACTCCGGGGCGTTCTGTAACGCCAACCGGGGCATCTTCTCCGGCGAGGAGCTGCTGAAGCTCCAGCGGGAGTTCCTCTACGACTTCCTGCACGCGACCCAGGAGCAGACGATCAAGCCCAAGAACAACCCCCGGATCGACATCGACCAGGTGATCGTCGGGCGCACCAACATGCCCGAGTACCGGGACAAGAAGGGCGACGAGAAGATGGAGGCGTTCAACGACCGGACCAAGCGGATCGACTTCCCGTACGTCCTCCAGTACGAGGAGGAGGCCAAGATCTACGAGAAGATGCTGAAAAACGCCGACCTGCCGGACATCCAGGTCGAGCCCCACACCCTAGAGATGGCCGGCCTGTTCGGCGTCCTCACGCGCGTCGAGGAGCCCGACGCCGAGGCAGTCGACCTCCTCCAGAAGGCCAAGGCCTACAACGGCGAGATCGGCGAGGCCGACGACGTCGACGTCAAGAAGCTCCGCGAGGAGGCCGCCGACAAGGCCGACGTCGGTGAGGGCATGAACGGCGTCTCCGCCCGGTTCATCGGCGACGAGATCGCGGAGGCGATCATGGACTCGATGCACCGCGACCGGCAGTTCCTCTCGCCGCTGACCACGTTCAACCACTTCGAGGAGAACTTGGAGAACCACGGCTCCATCGCCGAGGAGGAGTTCGAGACCTACTACCGCTACCTCGAACTCGTCCGCGAGGAGTACAAGGAGCGGGCCATCGAGGACGTGCGCCACGCGCTGGCCTACGACGTCGACGAGATCCAGCGCCAGGGCGAGAAGTACATGGACCACGTGATGGCCTACATCGACGACGACACCGTCGAGGACGAACTCACGGGTCGCGAGCAGGAGCCCGACGAGCAGTTCCTCCGCAGCGTCGAGGAGAAACTGGACCTGCCGGAGGACCGCAAGGACGACTTCCGCCAGGAAGTGAGCAACTGGGTCTCCCGCCGGGCCCGCGAGGGCGACACGTTCAACCCGCAGGACAACGACCGCCTGCGTCGCGCGCTGGAGCGGAAGCTCTGGGAGGACAAGAAGCACAACATCAACTTCTCGGCGCTGGTCTCCAGCGGCGAGATGGACGACGACGAGCGCAACGAGTGGATCGACGCGCTCATCGAGCAGGGCTACTCCGAGGAGGGCGCGAAGGAGGTGCTCGAGTTCGCCGGCGCCGAGGTCGCCAAAAGCGAGATGGAAGACTGA
- a CDS encoding PrkA family serine protein kinase — MTAEEYIDRADDTLDRTYEEPMPLSAYVESVLEQPELASHAAKYLLDAIEEAGTRTVIEEGEEKERYRFFDDPHNDGEHAILGNTEVLNGLVDDLRSIAAGRGKDEKIIWLEGPTATGKSELKRCLINGLREYSKTPEGRRYTVEWNVAAAGSADAGLTYADNPVEDEDDWYESPVQVHPLAVFPEEVREELLAELNERLDDHVDVHVEGKLDPFSREAYDYLEEQYRREGVEDLFSAVTGPEHLRVKNFVVDVGQGIGVLHSEDEGSPKERLVGSWMHGMLRELDSRGRKNPQAFSYDGVLSQGNGLLTVVEDAAQHADLLQKLLNVPDEGHVKLDKGIGMDIDTQLIIISNPDLEARLNQHADREGQDPLKALKRRLDKREFSYLTNLSLEAELLRRELTNETAVWQADSWDEMESWIQEPLTVQVRDSSAAVSDMELAPHTVEAAALYAVASRLDGQAIPAGLDLVDKALLFDRGYLQEGDERIDVEDFEFADDADDGEGGIPVTFTRDVVADLLHEERDRHHPDLPVEDVIMPRDVLNEMAERLDTAPVFSPGEAAEFEERVVPVKNHVFAEQESDVLDAVMRDKRVDVETVEEYIEHVYAWESDEQIENERGEYVDPDPLTMKVFEVEHLGRFTEANYDGNDPDEAVRQFRTDKIITALNRHAWRQRDDEFRVADVNPKEIPVIETVLGSHDWDDVKRTYEDFDPRQWDDPPSGTETADLKAKTVRNMQDMFDYSEASAELTSRHVMSQVSYRWD, encoded by the coding sequence ATGACAGCCGAGGAGTACATCGACCGCGCCGACGACACGCTCGACCGGACCTACGAGGAGCCGATGCCCCTGTCGGCGTACGTCGAGAGCGTCCTGGAGCAGCCGGAACTGGCCTCCCACGCCGCGAAGTACCTGCTGGACGCCATCGAGGAGGCCGGCACCCGCACCGTTATCGAGGAGGGCGAGGAGAAGGAGCGCTACCGCTTCTTCGACGACCCCCACAACGACGGCGAGCACGCCATCCTCGGCAACACCGAGGTGCTCAACGGGCTCGTCGACGACCTGCGGTCCATCGCCGCCGGCCGCGGCAAGGACGAGAAGATCATCTGGCTCGAGGGGCCGACGGCGACCGGCAAGTCCGAGCTCAAGCGCTGCCTCATCAACGGCCTGCGGGAGTACTCGAAGACGCCCGAGGGCCGGCGCTACACGGTCGAATGGAACGTCGCCGCGGCGGGCTCGGCGGACGCCGGGCTCACCTACGCGGACAACCCGGTCGAGGACGAGGATGACTGGTACGAGAGCCCCGTCCAGGTCCACCCGCTGGCCGTGTTCCCAGAGGAGGTCCGCGAGGAGCTGCTGGCGGAGCTCAACGAGCGCCTCGACGACCACGTCGACGTCCACGTCGAGGGCAAGCTCGACCCCTTCTCCAGGGAGGCCTACGACTACCTCGAGGAGCAGTACCGCCGCGAGGGCGTCGAGGACCTCTTCTCGGCGGTGACGGGGCCCGAGCACCTGCGCGTGAAGAACTTCGTCGTCGACGTCGGGCAGGGCATTGGCGTCCTGCACTCCGAGGACGAGGGCAGCCCCAAGGAGCGGCTCGTCGGCTCGTGGATGCACGGCATGCTCCGCGAACTGGACTCCCGCGGACGGAAGAACCCGCAGGCGTTCAGCTACGACGGGGTCCTCTCGCAGGGCAACGGCCTCCTCACCGTGGTCGAGGACGCCGCCCAGCACGCCGACCTGCTTCAGAAGCTGCTGAACGTGCCCGACGAGGGCCACGTCAAGCTGGACAAGGGCATCGGGATGGACATCGACACCCAGCTGATCATCATCTCCAACCCCGACCTGGAGGCGCGGCTCAACCAGCACGCCGACCGCGAGGGCCAGGACCCGCTGAAGGCGCTGAAGCGACGCCTCGACAAGCGGGAGTTCTCGTACCTGACGAACCTCTCGCTGGAGGCGGAGCTGCTGCGCCGGGAGCTGACCAACGAGACGGCCGTCTGGCAGGCGGACTCCTGGGACGAGATGGAGTCGTGGATCCAGGAGCCGCTGACCGTCCAGGTGCGGGACTCCAGCGCGGCGGTCTCCGACATGGAACTGGCTCCCCACACCGTTGAGGCGGCGGCGCTGTACGCCGTCGCCTCGCGGCTCGACGGCCAGGCGATTCCGGCCGGCCTCGACCTGGTGGACAAGGCCCTGCTGTTCGACCGCGGCTACCTCCAGGAGGGCGACGAGCGCATCGACGTCGAGGACTTCGAGTTCGCCGACGACGCCGACGACGGCGAGGGCGGCATCCCCGTGACCTTCACGCGTGACGTCGTCGCCGACCTGCTCCACGAGGAGCGCGACCGCCACCACCCGGACCTGCCCGTCGAGGACGTCATCATGCCCCGCGACGTGCTCAACGAGATGGCCGAGCGGCTGGACACCGCGCCGGTGTTCTCGCCCGGCGAGGCCGCCGAGTTCGAGGAGCGCGTCGTTCCCGTCAAGAACCACGTCTTCGCCGAGCAGGAGTCGGACGTCCTGGACGCCGTCATGCGCGACAAGCGCGTCGACGTCGAGACCGTCGAGGAGTACATCGAGCACGTCTACGCCTGGGAGTCCGACGAACAGATCGAGAACGAGCGCGGCGAGTACGTCGACCCCGACCCGCTGACGATGAAGGTGTTCGAGGTCGAGCACCTCGGCCGCTTCACCGAGGCCAACTACGACGGCAACGACCCCGACGAGGCCGTCAGGCAGTTCCGGACGGACAAGATCATCACGGCGCTGAACCGCCACGCCTGGCGCCAGCGCGACGACGAGTTCCGCGTCGCCGACGTCAACCCCAAGGAGATCCCCGTCATCGAGACGGTGCTGGGCAGCCACGACTGGGACGACGTCAAGCGGACCTACGAGGACTTCGACCCGCGCCAGTGGGACGACCCGCCCAGCGGCACCGAGACAGCCGACCTCAAGGCCAAGACCGTCCGGAACATGCAGGACATGTTCGACTACAGCGAGGCCTCGGCCGAGCTGACCAGCCGCCACGTCATGAGCCAGGTGAGCTACAGATGGGACTGA